The proteins below come from a single Holdemania massiliensis genomic window:
- a CDS encoding sensor histidine kinase — protein MTMTGGIFILTGCLIGAVVFLSVKLILIKKSLREIRQGLEDRLKVETNTLIDTASRDRDLVALREALNDQLRELRAQRRQFQQGDQQLKQSLTQLSHDLRTPLTAIVGYLQLAEEEPASPRLKSILAILKERAQTLRQLSEQLFSYSVAALDPPPLTKQAVDLRRVLEKNLAAVYVLFEKQGIEPEVTMPETPVIRTLESKALDRILQNLLDNAAKYGGRDLSVTLKTNGEIVFVNSAGSLSWTEVEKMFDRYYTVNTGRQATGLGLAITRRLSEQQGGSLQGKLQDGRLILTLSFPAEEDLRG, from the coding sequence ATGACGATGACGGGTGGAATTTTCATCCTGACAGGATGTTTGATCGGGGCAGTCGTCTTTCTTTCGGTCAAATTGATTTTGATAAAAAAAAGTCTGCGGGAAATCCGGCAGGGGCTGGAAGATCGGCTGAAGGTGGAAACCAATACATTGATCGATACGGCCAGCCGGGATCGGGATCTCGTCGCTTTACGGGAAGCCCTCAATGATCAGCTGCGTGAGCTGCGTGCTCAGCGCCGGCAGTTTCAGCAGGGGGATCAGCAGCTCAAGCAGTCATTAACCCAGCTTTCACATGATCTGCGTACACCGTTAACGGCGATTGTAGGTTATCTGCAGCTGGCGGAAGAAGAACCCGCCAGTCCGCGGCTGAAATCGATTCTTGCGATTTTAAAAGAACGTGCACAGACACTCAGGCAGCTGAGCGAGCAGCTGTTCAGCTACTCCGTGGCCGCGTTGGATCCACCTCCGTTAACCAAGCAGGCCGTGGACCTGCGGCGGGTGCTGGAAAAAAATCTGGCGGCCGTGTATGTTCTGTTTGAAAAACAGGGAATTGAGCCGGAAGTAACAATGCCGGAAACGCCGGTCATCCGGACCCTGGAAAGTAAAGCATTGGATCGGATTCTGCAGAATTTATTGGACAACGCCGCAAAATACGGCGGTCGGGATTTGTCTGTAACTTTAAAAACGAATGGTGAAATCGTGTTTGTCAATTCCGCAGGATCGCTGAGCTGGACCGAAGTGGAAAAAATGTTTGACCGGTACTATACGGTCAATACAGGCAGGCAGGCGACCGGGCTGGGCCTGGCCATCACCCGCCGTCTAAGCGAGCAGCAGGGCGGCAGTCTGCAGGGAAAACTGCAGGACGGCCGATTGATTCTGACCCTGTCTTTTCCCGCTGAAGAAGATCTTCGCGGCTGA
- a CDS encoding ABC transporter permease, with protein MRRMIAAQSYRLIHEKGFWYGLAVTILYALAVLAFSAYAMINNGRSIALDQLYFYGYGLDSFIPVAGLVLAAVISFFVGTEYSSQTLRNALIIGRTRTEIYLSHYAVSLIVALIYQGVYALIVVLVGWPVFGGFHLSGALIGLGTLIGVLALAAYCALFNAVGLLSSSRTVSSIGCLCGVMLTMFLCFFLNTKLQEPEWIEALEMRDGSSQVYTLANPSYLNPSQRRFVQGVIDSLPSGQSLQLSGLNCGHWAVLPPISLIGIVLVQGIGLLLFQRKEIR; from the coding sequence ATGCGTAGAATGATCGCGGCTCAAAGCTATCGGCTGATCCATGAAAAAGGTTTTTGGTACGGTTTGGCCGTCACGATTCTTTATGCCCTGGCGGTTTTGGCTTTTTCTGCTTATGCCATGATAAACAATGGCCGCAGCATCGCCTTGGATCAGCTCTATTTTTACGGCTATGGTTTGGACAGTTTTATTCCGGTGGCAGGACTGGTGCTGGCGGCGGTGATCAGTTTCTTTGTCGGAACGGAATACAGCAGTCAAACACTGCGCAATGCTTTAATCATCGGACGCACGCGAACGGAAATCTATCTGAGTCATTATGCAGTCAGTCTGATCGTCGCTTTGATCTATCAAGGTGTCTATGCCCTGATCGTTGTTCTCGTGGGCTGGCCGGTCTTCGGCGGGTTTCATCTGAGCGGTGCGCTGATCGGGTTGGGAACCTTGATCGGCGTGCTTGCGCTGGCCGCTTACTGTGCGCTGTTCAATGCCGTTGGCCTGCTCTCTAGCTCCCGGACGGTTTCCTCGATCGGGTGCCTGTGCGGTGTAATGCTTACGATGTTTCTGTGTTTCTTTTTGAATACGAAACTGCAGGAGCCGGAGTGGATTGAGGCGCTGGAAATGAGGGACGGCAGCTCTCAAGTTTATACTTTGGCCAATCCAAGCTATCTCAATCCTAGTCAGAGAAGGTTTGTGCAGGGCGTGATTGACAGTCTGCCCAGCGGGCAGAGTCTGCAGCTCAGCGGGTTAAACTGCGGCCATTGGGCGGTCCTGCCGCCGATCTCTTTGATCGGGATCGTCCTAGTGCAGGGGATAGGACTGTTGTTGTTTCAGCGTAAGGAGATTCGTTAG
- a CDS encoding ABC transporter ATP-binding protein translates to MEMMLTVRDLTKRYGSFKALDHFSMNVEKGAIYGFVGRNGAGKTTLIRTICGLQQPSYGEYTLMGYKHSDPQIVKSRRRMGAMIETPSLYGQLSAQENLEVQMRTLGLQDTREIDELLKEVGLSHTGRKKVKDFSLGMRQRLGIALALAGSPDFLVLDEPVNGLDPQGMIEVRELILKLNRQNQVTILISSHNLDELARLATVYGFIDHGQRVKEISAEELENACRKCVELTVEGNEILIETLEAYGADYRIKAGGTVEIYGETALSELILKLAQKGCTVTSMKEHDESLESYYLSLIGGEDHA, encoded by the coding sequence ATGGAAATGATGTTAACGGTCCGGGATCTGACCAAGCGATACGGCAGCTTTAAGGCGCTGGACCATTTTTCAATGAACGTTGAAAAAGGCGCAATTTATGGTTTTGTCGGGCGTAACGGAGCAGGAAAAACAACGCTGATTCGCACGATCTGTGGTTTGCAGCAGCCCTCTTATGGCGAGTATACGCTGATGGGATACAAACACAGCGATCCGCAGATTGTCAAGTCCCGACGCAGAATGGGAGCGATGATTGAAACCCCGTCGCTGTATGGGCAGCTGAGCGCGCAGGAAAATCTTGAGGTGCAGATGCGCACGCTCGGACTGCAGGACACTCGGGAAATCGATGAACTGCTCAAGGAGGTCGGGTTGAGCCACACCGGACGGAAAAAAGTCAAGGACTTTTCCCTGGGCATGCGCCAACGGCTGGGGATTGCCCTGGCTTTGGCAGGCAGTCCGGATTTTCTGGTGCTGGATGAGCCGGTCAACGGCTTGGATCCGCAGGGAATGATAGAGGTCCGTGAACTGATTTTAAAACTGAACCGGCAGAATCAGGTGACGATCCTGATTTCCAGTCATAATCTGGATGAATTGGCCCGGCTGGCAACGGTCTACGGTTTTATTGATCATGGACAGAGGGTGAAGGAAATATCTGCTGAGGAATTGGAAAACGCATGTCGGAAATGTGTGGAACTGACAGTCGAAGGGAATGAGATTCTGATTGAAACCCTGGAAGCGTATGGGGCAGATTATCGGATTAAGGCTGGCGGAACGGTTGAAATCTATGGCGAAACCGCGCTCAGTGAGCTGATTTTGAAGCTGGCGCAGAAGGGCTGCACAGTCACCTCGATGAAAGAACACGATGAAAGTCTGGAAAGCTATTATCTGTCGCTGATCGGAGGTGAAGATCATGCGTAG